From the Microplitis mediator isolate UGA2020A chromosome 6, iyMicMedi2.1, whole genome shotgun sequence genome, one window contains:
- the LOC130669597 gene encoding cuticle protein 19-like, whose translation MVSIKLLASVMLVVAVAIERSTSAPHKAHSFQHFHGPVEGEGVEVVWKDKHGHEHVDYKAHPKYKFSYGVEDHHTKDFHGQKEHRDGKDVAGEYTVHEPGGNVRTVKYHADHHGGFHAIVHNSGGNDHSGGTYGHGHS comes from the exons ATGGTATCGATAAAG CTTCTGGCGAGTGTGATGCTGGTAGTGGCAGTGGCCATAGAAAGGTCCACTTCGGCGCCTCACAAAGCACATTCCTTCCAGCATTTTCACGGACCCGTCGAGGGCGAGGGCGTTGAAGTTGTCTGGAAAGACAAGCATGGACACGAGCACGTCGACTACAAAGCCCATCCCAAGTACAAATTTTCATACGGAGTCGAGGACCATCACACCAAAGACTTTCACGGACAAAAGGAGCACCGAGATG GTAAAGACGTAGCAGGTGAGTACACGGTGCACGAACCCGGTGGCAACGTCAGAACCGTCAAGTaccatgctgaccatcatggcgGTTTTCATGCCATAGTACACAATTCCGGCGGAAACGACCACTCCGGCGGTACCTACGGCCACGGGCACAGTTGA